A DNA window from Biomphalaria glabrata unplaced genomic scaffold, xgBioGlab47.1 scaffold_19, whole genome shotgun sequence contains the following coding sequences:
- the LOC106051346 gene encoding uncharacterized protein LOC106051346 yields MMNCTLAWHGCGTKTKHEMLCHHIIFFFTTTTATACHVDMLCNLLLDCRSHQWMDEASTERVPQVKKLMSLLKWKKIVKIKRGNTVETYDPELSKRRKSEDHYLASRKQNGEANGSSKMYAERDYKEKSKQQSHSSKSKEQFNETDGSPKLKMKEKRDIMFQKTEKIKPV; encoded by the exons ATGATGAATTGCACACTGGCCTGGCATGGTTGTGGcactaaaacaaaacatgagaTGCTTTGCCACCACATCATCTTCTTCTTTACCACCACAACAGCCACTGCATGTCATGTTGACATGTTGTGCAACTTACTTCTTGATTGCAGGAGTCACCAGTGGATGGACGAAGCAAGCACAGAAAG AGTCCCACAAGTCAAGAAGCTGATGAGTCTTTTGAAATGGAAAAAGATCGTAAAGATAAAAAGAgg GAACACTGTTGAAACCTATGACCCAGAACTttccaaaagaagaaaaagtgaGGATCATTATCTAGCTTCAC GCAAACAAAATGGGGAAGCCAATGGATCCTCCAAAATGTATGCAGAGAGAGATTATAAAGAGAAATCTAAACAACAGAGTCACTCCTCTAAGAGCAAG GAACAGTTTAATGAAACAGATGGATCTCCAAAACTGAAgatgaaagaaaagagagacat CATGTtccaaaaaacagaaaaaataaaaccagtTTGA